In Halorientalis sp. LT38, a genomic segment contains:
- a CDS encoding nucleotide exchange factor GrpE: MSEQDASGTDDADEPGADDAADGRTADEASADGTAADEWEPLDEAAEDAGDGDAEDGDDGSEGATDDGEAFEAGGDLLERVESTDPEQLANEIASLRMRVDELETDLEEREAETDELESKLARTKADFQNYKKRMKKRREEEKQRATEDLVERLLDVRDNLARALDQDEGADIRDGIEATLRQFDEELERENVAEIDPEPGEEVDPQRHEVLLRVESDQPAGTIAEVHRPGYEMGEKVIRTAQVTVSEE, from the coding sequence ATGAGCGAGCAGGACGCCTCTGGAACGGACGACGCCGACGAGCCGGGCGCCGACGACGCGGCCGACGGACGGACCGCAGACGAGGCGTCAGCCGACGGCACCGCCGCCGACGAGTGGGAACCCCTCGACGAGGCGGCCGAGGACGCTGGCGACGGCGACGCCGAGGACGGCGATGACGGGAGCGAGGGGGCCACCGACGACGGTGAGGCCTTCGAGGCCGGCGGAGACCTGCTCGAACGCGTCGAGTCCACGGACCCGGAGCAACTGGCGAACGAGATCGCCTCGCTCCGGATGCGCGTCGACGAGTTGGAGACCGACCTCGAGGAGCGCGAGGCGGAGACCGACGAACTGGAGTCGAAGCTCGCGCGGACGAAGGCGGACTTCCAGAACTACAAGAAGCGGATGAAGAAACGGCGCGAGGAGGAGAAACAGCGGGCCACCGAGGACCTGGTCGAGCGGCTGCTCGACGTGCGCGACAACCTGGCACGGGCCCTCGACCAGGACGAGGGCGCCGACATCCGCGACGGGATCGAGGCGACGTTGCGGCAGTTCGACGAGGAACTCGAACGCGAGAACGTCGCCGAGATCGATCCCGAGCCGGGCGAGGAGGTCGACCCCCAGCGTCACGAGGTCCTGCTACGGGTCGAGTCCGACCAGCCGGCGGGGACGATCGCGGAGGTCCACCGACCGGGCTACGAGATGGGCGAGAAAGTCATCCGCACGGCCCAGGTCACCGTCAGCGAGGAGTAG
- a CDS encoding DEAD/DEAH box helicase family protein, whose amino-acid sequence MLRLTFEDGTIRLAGEIPADLPGVERDPRSQTGRAPAVQYHPIRRALADRGVAFEDRVLDLAPLDLRSTYDLRAYQRDALDAWLDTADESGTDNGASGSDRIAALAPRGVLELPTGSGKTVIGIEAMERLGTPTLVVVPTIDLLEQWRRELEREFDVPVGQLGGGEQVLEPLTVATYDSAYLRADDVGDRFGLLVFDEVHHLGGEGYRDIGRLFAAPARLGLTATFERPDGAHEVIAELVGPLVYRLDVDDLAGDHLARYDVKRLEVALTPEEREAYERHQGTFTDYLARSDIQLRSGSDYQELVKRSGSDPEARDALLAKQRAREIMMNADRKVEELAALLDRHRDDRVIVFTAHTDLVYRLSERFLVPAITGETPAEERREILSRFRAGTYSTVATANVLNEGIDVPDANVAVLLSGSGSEREFTQRLGRILRPKEDGDSPEGTGGEREVGQGTGRALLYEIVSEETAEERVARRRR is encoded by the coding sequence GTGCTGAGGCTGACGTTCGAGGACGGGACGATCCGGCTGGCCGGTGAGATCCCCGCCGACCTGCCGGGCGTCGAACGCGATCCCCGCTCACAGACGGGTCGAGCCCCGGCAGTCCAGTACCACCCGATCCGCCGGGCGCTCGCCGACCGCGGCGTCGCGTTCGAGGACCGCGTGCTGGACCTCGCCCCCCTCGATCTGCGGTCGACCTACGACCTTCGAGCGTACCAGCGCGACGCGCTCGACGCCTGGCTCGACACCGCAGACGAGTCCGGGACCGATAACGGGGCGAGTGGCTCGGACCGGATCGCGGCCCTCGCGCCACGGGGCGTCCTCGAACTCCCGACCGGCAGCGGGAAGACGGTCATCGGCATCGAGGCGATGGAACGGCTGGGGACGCCCACGCTGGTCGTGGTCCCGACTATCGACCTGCTCGAACAGTGGCGCCGAGAACTCGAGCGGGAGTTCGACGTGCCGGTCGGGCAACTGGGCGGGGGCGAACAGGTCCTCGAACCGCTGACGGTCGCGACCTACGACTCGGCGTACCTCCGGGCCGACGACGTGGGCGACCGGTTCGGCCTCCTCGTCTTCGACGAGGTCCACCACCTCGGCGGGGAGGGCTACCGCGACATCGGCCGACTGTTCGCCGCGCCCGCCCGACTGGGCCTCACCGCCACCTTCGAGCGCCCGGACGGCGCCCACGAGGTGATCGCGGAACTCGTCGGCCCGCTGGTCTACCGGCTCGACGTCGACGACCTCGCGGGCGACCACCTCGCACGGTACGACGTCAAGCGGCTCGAAGTGGCGCTGACTCCCGAGGAGCGCGAGGCCTACGAGCGCCACCAGGGGACGTTCACCGACTACCTCGCCCGCTCGGACATCCAGCTACGGAGCGGTAGCGACTACCAGGAACTCGTCAAGCGCTCGGGGAGCGATCCCGAGGCACGAGACGCCCTGCTCGCGAAGCAACGAGCCCGCGAGATCATGATGAACGCCGACCGGAAGGTCGAGGAACTGGCCGCGCTGCTAGACCGCCACCGCGACGACCGAGTGATCGTCTTCACCGCCCACACGGACCTGGTCTACCGGCTCTCGGAGCGCTTTCTCGTGCCCGCGATCACCGGCGAGACGCCGGCCGAGGAGCGACGGGAGATCCTCTCGCGGTTCCGCGCGGGGACGTACTCGACCGTCGCGACGGCGAACGTCCTCAACGAGGGCATCGACGTGCCCGACGCGAACGTGGCCGTCCTGCTCTCGGGCAGCGGGAGCGAGCGAGAGTTCACCCAGCGGCTGGGCCGGATCCTCCGACCGAAGGAGGATGGCGACTCGCCGGAGGGGACGGGTGGAGAGCGGGAGGTCGGACAGGGAACCGGTCGAGCGTTGCTCTACGAGATCGTCAGCGAGGAGACGGCCGAGGAGCGCGTCGCGCGCCGGCGACGCTAG
- a CDS encoding enoyl-CoA hydratase/isomerase family protein: MASYETLRVDRDDGIATVTLDTNADRNGVTMKLTDDLVSLAAAVGEDPDVRCLVLTHEGPFFSVGADLSEFAGDASDATYLREIAGRLHEAIVQFHQAEVPILGAIDGIAAGSGFSMAVLPDIVLLSEDARLEYAYPRIGLSGDGGATYFLPRLLGLRKAQEIVLLDEPIDPDDALEMGLATDVVPTDEFAARRDELARSLAAGPTEALGKNKRLMAESFDTSLESQLAAETEALADVAKTDDFARGYAAFFEDDDPEFTGQ, translated from the coding sequence ATGGCCTCGTACGAGACCTTACGCGTAGACCGCGACGACGGCATCGCCACCGTCACGCTCGACACCAACGCCGACCGCAACGGCGTCACCATGAAGTTGACCGACGATCTCGTCTCCCTCGCCGCCGCCGTCGGCGAGGACCCCGATGTGCGCTGTCTCGTCCTCACCCACGAGGGCCCGTTCTTCAGCGTCGGCGCGGACCTCTCGGAGTTCGCCGGCGACGCCAGCGACGCCACCTACCTCCGGGAGATCGCCGGCCGCCTCCACGAGGCCATCGTCCAGTTCCACCAGGCGGAGGTGCCTATCCTCGGCGCCATCGACGGCATCGCCGCCGGGTCCGGATTCAGCATGGCCGTCCTCCCCGACATCGTCCTGCTTTCCGAGGACGCCCGTCTCGAGTACGCCTATCCCCGCATCGGCCTAAGCGGTGACGGCGGCGCGACGTACTTCCTGCCCCGACTCCTCGGCCTCCGGAAAGCCCAGGAGATCGTCCTGCTCGACGAACCCATCGACCCCGACGACGCCCTCGAGATGGGGCTGGCCACAGACGTCGTTCCCACCGACGAGTTCGCTGCGCGACGCGACGAACTCGCCCGCAGCCTGGCGGCCGGCCCCACCGAAGCCCTCGGGAAGAACAAACGCCTCATGGCCGAGAGCTTCGACACCAGCCTCGAATCACAGCTCGCCGCAGAGACCGAGGCCCTCGCCGACGTCGCCAAAACCGACGACTTCGCCCGCGGCTACGCCGCGTTCTTCGAGGACGACGACCCCGAATTCACCGGCCAGTAG
- a CDS encoding AMP-binding protein codes for MTSDSLADMDEIVHEPSREFVESTNVWEFMQTYDVDDYEELIERTTTEIEGVPESGVDWFWDELVDYLDIEFYEDYDRVRDDSKGPQFTDWYPGGELNLAHNLVDRHAALDNERRNKVATIWEGEDGEVREQTYHELHREANQVANALEERGIETGDTVGLYMPMVPEVTSILYGCFKVGAIAVPIFSGFGVDATATRLEDPECSVLFTGDGFQRRGGEVTLKGTADEAIEEADTDVESVIVYDRLGAEVPWTDGRDEWWGDAVATQDDAYDTKELPSDQESMLLYSSGTTGKPKGIVHTHAGVQVQCPKELHFGFDLKPSDRFCWVSDIGWMMGPWTLIGNHTFGGTIFMYEGAPDYPNPDRFWEMIDRHKLTQFGISPTAIRALRKQGDDWVEGHDLSSLRLLGSTGEPWDPESWIWFHENVGGGDAPVINISGGTEICGCFLMPLPTQSLKPCTLGGPGLGMDIDVVDRDGESIKEDHERGYLVARDSCPSMTKSLWSGDERYLEEYWSTWDDLWDHGDWAQKDEDGFWFLHGRADDALNVAGRKVGPAEVEGAAMDHAAVNQAAAVGVADDTTGTAVVLYVIVEEGTEEEDDLREEIRAQVGEELGKPFRPREVLFVDDFPKTQSGKIIRRAVEATYAGEDLGDMSSIENPAALEEIEDAR; via the coding sequence ATGACTTCGGATTCACTCGCCGATATGGACGAGATCGTCCACGAACCCAGCCGCGAGTTCGTCGAGTCCACGAACGTCTGGGAGTTCATGCAGACCTACGACGTCGACGACTACGAGGAACTGATCGAGCGGACGACGACCGAGATCGAGGGAGTTCCCGAATCCGGCGTCGACTGGTTCTGGGACGAACTCGTCGACTACCTCGACATCGAGTTCTACGAGGACTACGACCGGGTCCGGGACGACTCGAAGGGACCGCAGTTCACCGACTGGTACCCCGGCGGCGAGCTCAACCTCGCGCACAACCTCGTCGACCGCCACGCCGCACTCGACAACGAGCGCCGGAACAAGGTCGCCACCATCTGGGAGGGCGAGGACGGCGAGGTGCGAGAACAGACCTACCACGAACTTCACCGGGAGGCAAACCAGGTCGCCAACGCGCTCGAGGAACGCGGGATCGAGACCGGCGACACCGTGGGGCTGTACATGCCGATGGTCCCCGAGGTGACCTCGATCCTCTACGGCTGTTTCAAGGTGGGCGCGATCGCGGTCCCCATCTTCTCCGGCTTCGGCGTCGACGCCACCGCTACCCGCCTCGAAGACCCCGAGTGCTCGGTGCTGTTCACCGGCGACGGCTTCCAGCGCCGGGGCGGCGAGGTGACCCTCAAGGGCACCGCGGACGAGGCCATCGAGGAGGCCGACACCGACGTCGAGTCCGTGATCGTCTACGACCGACTCGGTGCGGAGGTCCCCTGGACCGACGGGCGCGACGAGTGGTGGGGCGACGCCGTCGCCACGCAGGACGACGCCTACGACACGAAGGAACTCCCGAGCGACCAGGAGTCGATGCTGCTGTACTCCTCGGGGACGACCGGCAAGCCCAAAGGGATCGTCCACACCCACGCCGGCGTGCAGGTCCAGTGTCCCAAGGAACTGCACTTCGGCTTCGACCTCAAGCCATCCGATCGGTTCTGCTGGGTCTCCGACATCGGCTGGATGATGGGGCCGTGGACGCTCATCGGCAACCACACCTTCGGCGGCACCATCTTCATGTACGAGGGCGCGCCGGACTACCCCAACCCCGACCGGTTCTGGGAGATGATCGACCGGCACAAGCTCACCCAGTTCGGCATCTCGCCCACCGCCATCCGCGCGCTCCGCAAGCAGGGCGACGACTGGGTCGAGGGCCACGACCTCTCCAGCCTCCGCCTGCTCGGGTCGACGGGCGAGCCCTGGGACCCCGAGTCCTGGATCTGGTTCCACGAGAACGTCGGCGGCGGCGACGCTCCGGTCATCAACATCAGCGGGGGCACCGAGATCTGCGGCTGCTTCCTCATGCCACTGCCCACCCAGTCGCTGAAACCCTGTACACTGGGTGGCCCCGGACTCGGCATGGACATCGACGTCGTCGACCGCGACGGCGAGTCGATCAAAGAGGACCACGAGCGGGGCTACCTCGTCGCCCGCGACTCCTGTCCCTCGATGACCAAGTCGCTCTGGTCGGGCGACGAGCGCTACCTCGAGGAGTACTGGTCGACCTGGGACGACCTCTGGGACCACGGCGACTGGGCCCAGAAGGACGAGGACGGCTTCTGGTTCCTCCACGGGCGGGCCGACGACGCCCTCAACGTGGCCGGCCGCAAAGTCGGCCCCGCCGAAGTCGAGGGCGCGGCGATGGACCACGCGGCCGTCAACCAGGCCGCCGCCGTCGGGGTCGCCGACGACACCACCGGCACCGCGGTCGTCCTCTACGTCATCGTCGAGGAGGGGACCGAGGAGGAAGACGACCTCCGAGAGGAGATCCGGGCGCAGGTCGGCGAGGAACTCGGCAAACCTTTCAGACCGCGCGAGGTCCTGTTCGTCGACGACTTCCCCAAGACCCAGTCGGGCAAGATCATCCGCCGCGCCGTCGAGGCGACCTACGCCGGCGAGGACCTGGGCGACATGTCCTCGATCGAGAACCCCGCCGCGCTCGAGGAGATCGAGGACGCCAGATAG
- the dnaJ gene encoding molecular chaperone DnaJ, with product MSEDFYDALGVSRDADEDEIKQAYREKAREYHPDVSDDPNAEEKFKKVKTAKEVLTDDEKRRAYDQLGHDRFEQAQKQGGFDGGAGARGQRGAGGDPFGQGGPFGDMGDIFEQFFGGGGGRGGARQGTDLRTELSITLEEAASGVEKQLVITRPENCPDCHGDGHPPDSDSRTCPECEGRGQVTRVQQTPMGRVQQTTTCRRCEGEGTLYSDTCDTCRGKGQVREEVTLSVEVPPGIRDGQTLRMEGEGAPGEGAGPSGDLLIEVTIEDHPEFDREGEDLYHEYAVSFPQAVFGDSVEVSTLDGSVELEIPQHTQSGEVFRLDGKGMPKLRGRGNGDLFVRVRVVTPESINAEQREALEAFAEAGGEEVDVDQGFFERLKNSF from the coding sequence ATGAGCGAGGACTTCTACGACGCACTCGGTGTCTCCCGGGACGCCGACGAAGACGAGATCAAGCAGGCCTATCGGGAGAAGGCACGGGAGTATCACCCCGACGTCAGCGACGATCCCAACGCCGAAGAGAAGTTCAAGAAGGTCAAGACGGCAAAGGAGGTGCTGACCGACGACGAGAAGCGACGCGCCTACGACCAGCTCGGCCACGACCGCTTCGAGCAGGCCCAGAAACAGGGCGGCTTCGACGGCGGGGCCGGCGCACGCGGCCAGCGCGGCGCGGGCGGTGATCCGTTCGGGCAGGGCGGTCCGTTCGGCGACATGGGCGACATCTTCGAGCAGTTCTTCGGCGGCGGTGGCGGACGGGGCGGCGCCCGGCAGGGGACCGACCTCCGGACCGAACTGTCGATCACGCTGGAGGAGGCCGCGAGCGGCGTCGAGAAACAGCTCGTCATCACCAGGCCCGAGAACTGTCCGGACTGTCACGGGGACGGCCACCCGCCAGACAGCGACTCGCGCACCTGTCCGGAGTGTGAGGGCCGCGGGCAGGTCACCCGCGTCCAGCAGACGCCGATGGGGCGAGTGCAGCAGACGACGACCTGCCGGCGCTGCGAGGGCGAGGGAACGCTCTACAGCGACACCTGCGATACCTGTCGCGGGAAGGGGCAGGTCCGCGAGGAGGTGACCCTGTCGGTGGAGGTGCCGCCGGGGATCCGGGACGGCCAGACCCTCCGGATGGAGGGCGAAGGCGCGCCGGGCGAGGGCGCGGGCCCGAGCGGCGACCTGCTGATCGAGGTCACCATCGAGGACCACCCCGAGTTCGACCGCGAGGGCGAAGACCTCTACCACGAGTACGCCGTCTCCTTCCCGCAGGCCGTCTTCGGCGACTCGGTCGAGGTGTCGACGCTCGACGGGTCGGTCGAACTGGAGATTCCCCAGCACACCCAGAGCGGCGAGGTGTTCCGCCTCGACGGGAAGGGGATGCCCAAACTCCGCGGGCGCGGGAACGGCGACCTGTTCGTCCGCGTCCGCGTCGTTACGCCCGAGAGCATCAACGCCGAGCAGCGCGAAGCCCTCGAAGCGTTCGCCGAGGCCGGGGGCGAGGAGGTCGACGTCGATCAGGGCTTCTTCGAGCGGCTCAAGAACAGCTTCTGA
- a CDS encoding histidine kinase N-terminal 7TM domain-containing protein: MPTWLASYQAALLLAGALSAFLAYYTWVNRDRIGALPLCVAMVGELGWIGALLVGTLARATPTALLANRLIVPASNLVVVGFFVFVLEYTDREAWIRPRYLLALSVVPVVATVLSLTNPVHGLFFEIGGLDPMGPTGYVIDPGPAFLANTLFTYALLGVGTVMLLGFALDAAVAYRYQTGAILVAVTVPWVGHVLRTVGLVPSGTTPIAFAVTGAAFVWAVLRARFLDLAPVGRHRVIDDLGAGVFTLDREGRLIDVNPQGRRFLDVGPDERLVGERVDDVLTDYPEVLDQYLDIAGFEEDLEFETAFQGREYAVEAFPLTDARDRHVGQTIIVRDVTDRKRRERELKRQNERLERFASVVSHDLRNPLSVIGGRVEIARESDDVTPHLDTIAANADRMEEIIEDVLSLTRDDDLRRDPVSLEAVADEAWEHVDAADATLSVVDDEVLQADRSRLSQAFENLFRNAVEHGGQDVTVRVGTFEDDRASGVFVADDGPGIPTDDRERVFEDGFSTGDRGTGLGLSVVDDVAGGHGWELRVTDSASGGARFEFVTDEPTVTAVTDGSAQ; the protein is encoded by the coding sequence ATGCCCACCTGGCTGGCGAGTTACCAGGCGGCGCTGCTTCTCGCCGGCGCGCTCTCGGCGTTCCTCGCGTACTACACCTGGGTCAACCGGGACCGGATCGGCGCGCTGCCGCTCTGTGTCGCCATGGTCGGCGAACTCGGCTGGATCGGGGCACTTCTCGTGGGGACGCTCGCGCGCGCGACGCCGACGGCACTGCTCGCGAACCGGCTGATCGTGCCGGCGTCGAACCTGGTCGTCGTCGGCTTCTTCGTCTTCGTCCTCGAGTACACCGATCGCGAGGCGTGGATCCGGCCGCGGTACCTCCTCGCGCTCTCGGTCGTGCCGGTCGTCGCGACCGTTCTCTCCCTCACCAACCCGGTCCACGGCCTCTTCTTCGAGATCGGTGGGCTCGATCCGATGGGCCCGACCGGCTACGTCATCGATCCCGGACCGGCGTTCCTCGCGAACACGCTCTTCACCTACGCGCTGCTCGGGGTCGGAACCGTGATGCTCCTCGGCTTCGCGCTCGACGCGGCGGTGGCCTACCGCTACCAGACCGGCGCGATTCTGGTCGCCGTCACAGTCCCCTGGGTCGGACACGTCCTCCGGACGGTCGGGCTGGTCCCCTCCGGCACGACGCCGATCGCCTTCGCCGTCACCGGGGCGGCGTTCGTCTGGGCCGTTCTCAGGGCGCGGTTCCTGGACCTCGCGCCCGTCGGCCGCCACCGCGTCATCGACGACCTCGGCGCCGGCGTGTTCACCCTCGACCGCGAGGGCCGACTCATCGACGTCAACCCGCAGGGGCGGCGCTTCCTCGACGTCGGCCCCGACGAGCGACTCGTCGGCGAACGCGTCGACGACGTCCTGACGGACTATCCCGAAGTCCTGGACCAGTACCTCGACATCGCCGGGTTCGAGGAGGACCTCGAGTTCGAGACGGCCTTCCAGGGCCGCGAGTACGCGGTCGAGGCGTTCCCCCTGACCGACGCGCGCGACCGCCACGTCGGACAGACGATCATCGTGAGGGACGTGACCGATCGCAAGCGCCGCGAGCGGGAACTGAAGCGCCAGAACGAGCGGCTCGAACGGTTCGCCAGCGTCGTCTCCCACGACCTGCGCAACCCGCTGAGCGTCATCGGCGGTCGCGTCGAGATCGCACGCGAGAGCGACGACGTGACCCCGCATCTCGACACCATCGCGGCAAACGCGGACCGCATGGAGGAGATCATCGAGGACGTCCTCTCGCTGACCCGGGACGACGACCTGCGCCGCGACCCCGTCTCGCTCGAAGCCGTCGCGGACGAGGCGTGGGAGCACGTCGACGCGGCCGACGCCACCCTCTCGGTGGTCGACGACGAGGTCCTCCAGGCCGACCGGTCCCGGCTGTCACAGGCCTTCGAGAACCTGTTCCGCAACGCCGTGGAACACGGCGGCCAGGACGTCACGGTCCGGGTCGGCACCTTCGAGGACGACCGGGCCAGCGGCGTCTTCGTCGCCGACGACGGGCCCGGCATCCCGACCGACGACCGCGAGCGCGTCTTCGAGGACGGGTTCTCCACTGGCGATCGCGGCACCGGCCTGGGCCTCTCCGTCGTCGACGACGTGGCCGGCGGCCACGGCTGGGAGTTGCGAGTGACCGACTCCGCGTCCGGCGGTGCCAGGTTCGAGTTCGTCACCGACGAGCCGACGGTGACCGCCGTCACCGACGGGTCCGCCCAGTGA
- the dnaK gene encoding molecular chaperone DnaK has product MASNKILGIDLGTTNSAFAVMEGGDPEIIVNSEGERTTPSMVAFTEDGEQLVGKPAKNQAVQNPENTIQSIKRHMGEDGYTVEMDGEDYTPEQVSAMILQKIKRDAEEYLGDEIEKAVITVPAYFSDRQRQATKDAGEIAGFEVERIINEPTAASMAYGLDDESDQTVLVYDLGGGTFDVSLLDLGGGVYEVVATNGDNDLGGDDWDGAIIDYLADEFESEHGIDLRDDRQALQRLTEAAEEAKIELSSRKETTVNLPFIAADDDGPKDLEQKITRAKFESLTEDLVERTVGPTEQALEDAGYSQSDIDEVLLVGGSTRMPQIQEKVEELTGQEPKKNVNPDEAVALGAAIQGGVLSGDVDDIVLLDVTPLSLGIEVKGGLFERLIEKNTTIPTEESKIFTTAADNQTSVQVRVFQGEREMAEENELLGEFQLTGIPPAPAGTPQIEVGFNIDENGIVNVEAEDKGSGNAESITIEGGAGLSDDQIEEMQQEAEEHAEEDQKRRDFVEARNEAESAIQRAEKLLEENEEEVDDDLKSDIEAEIDRVQEALAEYENVDSEELETASDALQSATESLSEELQEIGKQMYQQQAQQAAGGAGAGGAGAAGAGPGAGAGPGPGGAGPGAEGGDEEYVDADFEDVDEGDDE; this is encoded by the coding sequence ATGGCGAGCAACAAGATTCTCGGTATCGACCTCGGTACCACCAACAGCGCCTTCGCGGTGATGGAGGGGGGCGACCCGGAAATCATCGTCAACAGCGAGGGCGAGCGGACGACGCCGTCGATGGTGGCGTTCACCGAGGACGGCGAGCAACTCGTCGGGAAGCCGGCGAAGAACCAGGCCGTCCAGAACCCCGAGAACACGATCCAGTCCATCAAGCGCCACATGGGCGAAGACGGCTACACCGTCGAGATGGACGGCGAGGACTACACGCCCGAGCAGGTCTCGGCGATGATCCTCCAGAAGATCAAACGCGACGCCGAGGAGTACCTGGGCGACGAGATCGAGAAGGCCGTCATCACGGTCCCGGCCTACTTCAGCGACCGCCAGCGCCAGGCGACCAAGGACGCCGGCGAGATCGCCGGCTTCGAGGTCGAGCGCATCATCAACGAGCCGACCGCCGCGTCGATGGCCTACGGGCTCGACGACGAGTCCGACCAGACGGTTCTCGTCTACGACCTGGGCGGCGGCACCTTCGACGTCTCTCTCCTCGATCTCGGCGGCGGCGTCTACGAGGTCGTCGCGACCAACGGCGATAACGACCTCGGGGGTGACGACTGGGACGGGGCCATCATCGACTATCTGGCCGACGAGTTCGAGTCCGAACACGGCATCGACCTGCGCGACGACCGGCAGGCCCTCCAGCGGCTGACCGAGGCGGCGGAGGAGGCCAAGATCGAACTCTCCAGTCGGAAGGAGACGACCGTCAACCTGCCCTTCATCGCGGCCGACGACGACGGTCCGAAGGACCTCGAACAGAAGATCACGCGCGCGAAGTTCGAGTCCCTGACCGAGGACCTGGTCGAGCGGACGGTCGGGCCGACGGAGCAGGCCCTCGAGGACGCCGGCTACAGCCAGTCGGACATCGACGAGGTCCTGCTGGTCGGTGGCTCGACGCGGATGCCCCAGATTCAGGAGAAGGTCGAGGAGCTGACCGGGCAGGAGCCCAAGAAGAACGTCAACCCAGACGAGGCCGTCGCGCTCGGTGCGGCCATCCAGGGCGGCGTCCTCTCGGGCGACGTGGACGACATCGTCCTGCTGGACGTGACGCCCCTCTCGCTCGGCATCGAGGTCAAGGGCGGCCTCTTCGAGCGCCTGATCGAGAAGAACACCACCATCCCGACCGAGGAGTCGAAGATCTTCACGACCGCCGCGGACAACCAGACCTCCGTGCAGGTCCGGGTGTTCCAGGGCGAGCGCGAGATGGCCGAGGAGAACGAACTCCTCGGTGAGTTCCAGCTGACCGGCATCCCGCCGGCGCCGGCCGGGACGCCCCAGATCGAGGTCGGCTTCAACATCGACGAGAACGGGATCGTCAACGTCGAGGCAGAAGACAAGGGCTCGGGCAACGCCGAGTCGATCACCATCGAGGGTGGCGCGGGCCTCAGCGACGACCAGATCGAGGAGATGCAGCAGGAGGCCGAGGAACACGCCGAGGAAGACCAGAAGCGCCGGGACTTCGTCGAGGCGCGCAACGAGGCCGAGTCCGCGATCCAGCGCGCGGAGAAGCTCCTCGAGGAGAACGAGGAGGAGGTCGACGACGACCTCAAGAGCGACATCGAAGCGGAGATCGACCGCGTGCAGGAAGCGCTCGCGGAGTACGAGAACGTCGACAGCGAGGAACTGGAGACGGCGTCGGACGCCCTCCAGTCGGCGACGGAGAGCCTCTCTGAGGAACTCCAGGAGATCGGCAAGCAGATGTACCAGCAGCAGGCCCAGCAGGCCGCGGGCGGCGCGGGTGCCGGCGGTGCCGGCGCTGCGGGCGCAGGTCCCGGTGCGGGAGCCGGTCCGGGGCCGGGCGGTGCCGGTCCGGGTGCGGAGGGCGGCGACGAGGAGTACGTCGACGCCGACTTCGAGGACGTCGACGAGGGCGACGACGAGTAA